One window from the genome of Pseudomonadota bacterium encodes:
- a CDS encoding DNA ligase-associated DEXH box helicase, which yields NIAPILTHGAVENTNAVLRAQGIPLPDTIHVTPDLTPKDHPGALIIAPPGALGSTWARRFRPASTSFASGWMRMRGVRRRRAVDRGFVISDHADWAGLNTAIAATGATKIFVTHGYTDIFARWLTEQGYDADVVPTEFTGETLDEASDDSGEAA from the coding sequence AATATCGCCCCCATCCTCACCCATGGCGCGGTGGAAAACACCAACGCCGTCCTGCGCGCCCAAGGCATCCCTTTGCCCGACACGATCCATGTCACGCCCGACCTCACCCCCAAGGACCACCCCGGCGCGCTCATCATCGCGCCCCCGGGCGCGCTCGGCTCCACCTGGGCGCGCCGCTTCCGCCCGGCCTCCACGTCGTTTGCCAGCGGCTGGATGCGCATGCGCGGGGTCCGCCGCCGCCGCGCCGTCGACCGGGGCTTTGTCATCTCAGACCACGCCGATTGGGCGGGTCTCAACACCGCCATCGCCGCCACGGGCGCGACAAAAATCTTCGTCACCCACGGCTACACCGACATCTTCGCCCGCTGGCTGACGGAACAGGGCTATGACGCCGATGTCGTCCCCACCGAATTCACCGGCGAAACCCTCGACGAGGCCTCTGACGATTCAGGTGAGGCCGCATGA